GTGGAAGGCCTGGTCAATACCCGCACCGGGCCCAACGGCGGCGCTTACCTGAACCAGGCCGGCACCGAGCCAGCCAGCCGCGCGCTGCGCAACTACCTGCACTTTCAGCACATGGACGGCGAGCAGGTCTATCAGCTGCGCAAGGTGATCGAGGTGGAGCTGGCGGTGTCGGTGATCGGGCGCTTGAGCGAGGCAGATTTCAAGGCCCTGCAGGACAACATCGACTTCTGCAGCCACCCCGAGGACAGCGAGGCCGGCCAGCGCGAGCAGCGCATCGCCGAGCTGGAGTTCCACAACCTGCTGGGGCGGGCCTGCCCCAACCCGCTGCTGAGTTTCATGGCGCAGTTTCTCAACGATTTGCTGCGCGACCTGGTGGTGCTGAAGAAGGCCTACAAGCCCAAGCGCAAGCAGTTCGACGCCGCCAACCTGGATTACCACAAACGCTTGCTGCTGGCCTTGCGCGCCGAAGATGAAAGCGCAGTGCGCCAGCTGATGCACGAACACATGTGCGACGCCGAGCACCACATGACCGCCCTGGAAGGCGAAGTCACCCAGCACTTCCTGCTGGAGTTCGACCACCACCGATAGCGCCCGCCGTCCACCGCTTTGCCAATAACAAGCCTGAACACAGGCTGCTACGTCGATTCGCCATTGCCACTCCTGCCAATAACTAAACCAGGGAGTTACCCCATGCAGCGTCGTACGTTGTTGAAAGCCGGTCTGGCCGTTAGCGGTGCCCTCAGCCTCGGGCTGGGGGTGCGCAACGCCTTTGCCGCCGAACCCTTTACCTTCTACGGTTTGAAGTCGATGTCCGGCGCCTTTGCCAGCTATGGCAAGTTCGCCGACATGGGCTCGCGCCTGGCGGTGGAGCAGTACCCGACCCTGCTGGGGCGACCGCTGCACTACAAGGTGATCGACACCGAGGGCAACGCCGGCAAGGCGGTGCGCCGGGTGCAGGAGGCGATTGCCCAGGACGGCGCGCGGTTCTTCCAGGGCTGCACCCTGTCGTCTTCGGCGCTGGCGGTGGCCAAGGAGGTGGGCAAGGTCGGCGGGGTGTTCATGACCCCGGTGGGCGCCGATGAGGTCACTGGCAAGGACTGCAATGCCTCGACCTTTCGCTGGTCGGTGCCAACCTACGGCGCCATCCGCGAAACCATGGTGCCGCTGATCAAGTTGCTGCCCGAGGCCAAGCGCTGGTACACCATCACCCCGCAATACGTGTTCGGCGAAGCCTTGCTGGAAGGGGCGAAGCAGGTGTGTGCCGAACATGGCATCGAGCACATCGGCAACAGCTACCACTCCTTGCAGGAGCAGGAATTCTCCGGCTACCTGACCAACGCCATCGCCGCCCGCCCTGATGTGCTGGTGCTGTTGAACTTCGGCAGCCAGTCATCCAACGCCCTGCGCCAGGCGGTGAACTTCGGCATCAAGGAACGCATGAAGGTGCTGCTGGTATGGTCCGCCGGGCTCGACCAGT
The DNA window shown above is from Pseudomonas protegens CHA0 and carries:
- a CDS encoding ABC transporter substrate-binding protein is translated as MQRRTLLKAGLAVSGALSLGLGVRNAFAAEPFTFYGLKSMSGAFASYGKFADMGSRLAVEQYPTLLGRPLHYKVIDTEGNAGKAVRRVQEAIAQDGARFFQGCTLSSSALAVAKEVGKVGGVFMTPVGADEVTGKDCNASTFRWSVPTYGAIRETMVPLIKLLPEAKRWYTITPQYVFGEALLEGAKQVCAEHGIEHIGNSYHSLQEQEFSGYLTNAIAARPDVLVLLNFGSQSSNALRQAVNFGIKERMKVLLVWSAGLDQFQELGSDVLEGVYLGAQYWHQVDTPLNRELVKLTQAKYGINPTYPLAADYIGSKIILDTIAATGSFDGATVAKAMQGLTYQGPTGEESIRAGDHQVIKDYYLLVGKAAATMRDKDDLAEVLSAGRSFPDVSATGCALA
- a CDS encoding FadR/GntR family transcriptional regulator; protein product: MLKRPVRRKRQKLSDVIVESVKRSIVTDALRPGDRLPTEKELMESFQCSKGSAREALKALEVEGLVNTRTGPNGGAYLNQAGTEPASRALRNYLHFQHMDGEQVYQLRKVIEVELAVSVIGRLSEADFKALQDNIDFCSHPEDSEAGQREQRIAELEFHNLLGRACPNPLLSFMAQFLNDLLRDLVVLKKAYKPKRKQFDAANLDYHKRLLLALRAEDESAVRQLMHEHMCDAEHHMTALEGEVTQHFLLEFDHHR